acgacattgaatgtccccgagtggcctagttacagttttgacttaaatcagcttaaAAATCTttgtcaagacttgaaaatggctgtctagcaatcatcaacaaccaacttgacagagcttaaataATTTTAAAAGGAATAATGGTAAATGttctacaatccaggtgtgcaaagctctaagAGACATATCcataaagactcacagctgtaatcattgacaacggtgattctaacatgtattgactcagggagttgaatacttatctaatcaagacatgtaacttttttatttttcattcacCTTAAAAGAAATGCataatttcttccactttgacattacataaAGAAATCTGACAGTTAAATCCATGTTAATCtctacaaaatgtggaaaaagtcaagggctgtgaataatttctgaaagcactgtaagtGAGGAGGACACGTCCCCCAGAACATTCCAGAGGGCTATTTTGTCCCTCACAATCATTTTCAGTCCACTGAATGCTTAGTTCATATAGCCACGTTTTTTTAAGTCACTACTTTTTACTTTTAATTCACTCTGTACTATCCCATGGGCAAATGTTCAAATGCATATCATTGCTCTTACCATACTACActtggaagagagaaaaacaattTAACCTCCAATAGCCGCTAAATAAGGTTGTGTCCAAAAGTGTGGTTTCCGTTTTCTTCCTACAACTTTGGCTCTAAATTTTGAATGGTTTAAGCAATCagttacacacaccacacacggaCTTATTACCAGATTATAACAAAATCTTTCTGATGCAAACCATACATCTTTCACGgaaaggtctacacttgttgtattcggtgcatgtgacattgttgtattcggtgcatgataaagtttgatttgatttcaattgGGTGACCTGATTTGACATATACTGTAATTGTGTGTTATTTTGTGCATTTATTAAGGTAATGGCAGTAAGGGCAAATTcaaatgtttaatacatttttttttacacatttgttTCTGTGACCCCCGGTGTCTTAACATGAACAATCAAATAGCTTGATTGTCCATGTTATTACTGTCTTAAAACAACGCTATGTGTTAGGGTAGtagattaaaaaaaatgtgtttgtaaTAGAAAATCAATGGGCAATTATCTTTTAACCAAGCACTCCACAGAGGAAGAAGGCCATACCTTACTGGTCCCTGGCACAGAAAAATGCTGAAAGAAGCCATGTTTCCTTACCTTGAAAGCAGTCTAAGCAGAGAGGCCAGTTATGCAACTACACTCAAACAGTCAGCAAAACATGAAAAAGTTTGGtttttatcccccccaaaaaatttgcATTCATATAAGTTATAGAAATGGATAGATTTTGGAAGATTTTACACAATTTTTCTAAAGACCTCTTTCTACTGTAAATACAATGTGGGGAAAACATATGTAGAAGTTCAAGCAGTGAAGCTGCGAGAAACCCTAATACATTTGTTGCCGTTATTATTCTTCTTGCGAAATGGAAAATTCTAATGCAAATTCCTGTGAGACTTCCATGCTTTTTCAAAAAGGTAAAGGGCCAAGGGAGACCTGAAATTCGGTACATAGGTCCCTCTCCTCACAAGGAATAAATTTGCCTCAAGGACGCATAAGGTCCACCATTAAGGAATTTTCACAATTTAAAAAATTGTGAAAGACAGTTTAAACGCTACTCTTCTGGCACCGAAAGACCGGTGTGCACGAAACTTTATTAGTGGCCTCTATGGACAAAGGACTCTCAACACAATATTTTCCAGACTAGTAGCTCAAATACATGGCCTCTTCTGACCAATAAACTTTCACATGGGCATGGTCTGGCATATACATGCATATAAATCATATATTCATATTTTAATTGTAACTTATACATTCTGTATGTTCCTAACAATGTCAAGACTCAACAAATGCAAGCATATTCAGATGGCCACAACGTTGCGCTATAACGGGCACATTTATATCTCTTGATCTGTTTGACGTAGAGTGATAACATTTGACACacatgttcacatgttcagggATGTGAGTCTAGCTCATCCCAAACCCAACCCCCCCGAAGGACACAAATTCATATACAGGTTTTTGTAGAGGTGCGAGGGCTGCCACACTAGGTGCCAGGAGACCTGTTGTTCTGAGGTGTGACACTGGGCAAGAATGGTCAAATACCAGGGGAAGTCTTTATCTGTATATTTCCGTATATCTGAAATTGTATGCTCCAGATACGTATGTCCTTAATTTCACATACAGAGCTAGGATATGCTCCGTGATGGGACAGTTTCTACATGCTTCCAATCCGGACCTCAGAAATCACCCTGCTACCATATGAGTCCAGGGAGATATCTGGGGTGAGATACGTTCAAGACGCACCAAAAATactatttcagaatgtgggggggacaaagttgcgcccctgcacatcacaatgtcacagatgtctcacgttttAAAGGGAGCGTGctattggcatgttgactgcaggaacgtATACCAGAGCTGTGGCAGATCATCTAATGTTCATTTCCAACatctttttagagaatttggctgtaGGTCCAATCGTCCTCACAACACGCGCAACTACACCAGTCCAGGACTTcgacatccagcttcttcacctgcggaatcgTCTGAAATCAGACACCcgggcagctgatgaaactgaggagtattttggtctgtaataaatcccttttgtggggaaaaacctgttctgattggctgggcctacaacctcagtgggtgggcctatgccctgccaggcccacccatggctgcgcccttgCCAATGATgacccatggctgcgcccttgCCAATGATgacccatggctgcgcccttgCCCTtgcccggatgagcccccacttatgttacgaatccctttggcccgacagtctaggggggatggtaatgggacccgtaacacaactcatgcaaattatagtgaaaacgtaacagtgagaacaaataacacagacaacttaattaccgtcaaacactaaatgtttatttataaacacacggtaaatgggggggagcaggaaaaaggggctgagcgggacccaaggaatgaaagaataataattcaaaaacacccctaagctagactagcctacttcacaaacagctaactaaccaaaaatacagggggtggtccgcccagttctaactagtgtttttaacaatgtttaactacgggtagtgtagcccaagggcgacttgtctgattacccccttttcccaccatcaaacaaacactcaaacaccataaccaaaacaatactcacaggtggggacaaagtgacatgtagctgcaaaccacacaagcgatctacagacagaaggcatgttacaaagagattgagctggggagacaacaactgacaggggttttaaaccaagggaaagggactgtgattgggtaagggaaaaggagcaggtgtcttccgattagcgactgattgatgactgattggggaatgattattgtcacctgtgagtaggggagaaggagagaaaagaaatacacacaggatacacacagaacacttgtatccgtaacacatGTGAAATCCATCGATTAGGGCCtagtgaatttatttcaattgactgaattgttaagatttcccttcactggaactaaggggcctagccataaaaaaacagccacagaccattattcctcctccactaaactttacagttgacactatgcattggagGAGGTAGCGTTCTCCGGCATCCGCTGGATGTTCCAGAGTCCATGGCGGCGAGCTTTGCATCATTCCAGCCAAcgcttgacattgcgcatggtgattttaggcttgtgtgcggctgctcggccatgggaacccatttcatgaagctcccaactaacagtttttgtgctgatgttgcttccaggggcagtttggaactcggtagtgagtgctgcaaccgagaacagacgatttttattctccacgcacttcagcactcgccggtcccgtTCTTTGACCTTGTGTGGCTTATCACTTCGCAGCCGagccgttgttactcctagacgtttccacttcacaataacagcacttacagttgaccagggcagctctaacatGGAAGAAATTTGACGAGCTGACTTCTTGGAATGTGCCATTCTATGATGGTagcacattgaaagtcactgagctcttcagtaaggtcattctactgccaatgtttgtctggggagattgcatggctgtgtgctcgattgtatacacctgtgaGCAACGGGTGTAGACGAAATAgctaaatccactaatttgaaggggtgtccacatacttttgaatatatagtgTGTACATTtttactcagtaaaatcgttgacattttttcatgttgtgtttatatttttgttcagcatatacactgtgatgtacagtatgtccaaATTCAGAATCAAGAGAGGAggttaggggaggagaggaatgaTTTGGTTTGTCGTTTCTCCTGAAGGaggctagaggaggagaggaatgatTTGGTTTGTCGTTTCTCCTGAAGGAggctaggggaggagaggaatgaTTTGGTTTTGCGCTCCTCCTGAAGGAggctaggggaggagaggaatgaTTTGGTTTTGCGCTCCTCCTGAAGGAggctaggggaggagaggaatgaTTTGGTTTGTCGTTTCTCCTGAAGGAggctaggggaggagaggaatgaTTTGGTTTGACGTTTCTCCTGAAGGAggctaggggaggagaggaatgaTTTGGTTTGACGTTTCTCCTGAAGGAggctaggggaggagaggaatgaTTTGGTTTGACGTTTCTCCTGAAGGaggctagaggaggagaggaatgatTTGGTTTGACGTTTCTCCTGAAGGAggctaggggaggagaggaatgaTTTGGTTTTGCGCTCCTCCTGAAGGAggctaggggaggagaggaatgaTTTGGTTTGACGTTTCTCCTGAAGGAggctaggggaggagaggaatgaTTTGGTTTTGCGCTCCTCCTGAAGGAggctaggggaggagaggaatgaTTTGGTTTTGCGCTCCTCCTGAAGGAggctaggggaggagaggaatgaTTTGGTTTGACGTTTCTCCTGAAGGAggctaggggaggagaggaatgaTTTGGTTTGACGTTTCTCCTGAAGGAggctaggggaggagaggaatgaTTTGGTTTTGCGCTCCTCCTGAAGGAggctaggggaggagaggaatgaTTTGGTTTGACGTTTCTCCTGAAGGAggctaggggaggagaggaatgaTTTGGTTTTGCGCTCCTCCTGAAGGaggctagaggaggagaggaatgatTTTGGTTTGGCGTTTCTCCTGAAGGAgattaggggaggagaggaatgactcagtttatttgtcacgtgcacaggatacaacaggGGTAAAACAGTATGGTAAAATAATTACTTtcaagctctttcccaacaatacagTATTTAACATCAAAGCGTAACTGACTaaataatgaaagacaagcactgtAGTTTTGAATTCTGTTGAGTTAGTGTGAAGAGGTGAACACATTATTGCTGTCTATGAATAAGGACAAACCACCTGGTACCAACAACCTGAATGGTAAATTACTGAGGTTGGCAGCAGAACACATTGCGACTCCTATTTGCCACTTCTTCAGTTGAACTCTAAAAGTCCAAGCCGTtgatattgaatttggccttcactaccatagcccatagaaacgcattgaataacacagtCATCAATGGCAAAAATGACAGTCAAAAAATGAAtgataaggaataaggttttgaagcgTCTGTTATGGATTTACATCCTCTGTCTTATCATGGATCGAGAGTTACTTaaagttgaagtcgtaagtttacacacaccttagccaaatacatttaaactcagtttttcacaattcctgacatttaatctgaatAAACATTTGCTGTTTTAGGtaaattaggatcaccactttattttaagaatgtgaaatgtcagaataatagtagagagaatgatttatttcagcttgtatttctttcatcagattcccagtgggtccgaagtttacatacactcaattagtatttggtagcattgcctttaaattgtttaacttgggtcaaacgtttccacaagcttcccacaataagttgggtgaattttggcccatttctcttgacagagctggtgtaactgagtcaggtttgtaggactccttgctcgtacacgctttttcagttctgcccaaaaatgttcaataggattgaggtcagggctttgtgatggccactccaataccttgactttgttgtccttaagccattttgccacaactttggaagtatgcttggggtcattgtccatttggaagacccatttgcgaccaagcttaaacttcctgactgatgtcttgagatgttgcttcaatatatccacatcattttccgtcctcatggggccatctattttgtgaagtgcaccagtccctcctgcagcaaagcgctcccacaacatgaagctgccacccccgtgcttcacagttgggatggtgttcttcggcttgcaagcttccccctgtttcctccaaacataacgatggtcattatggccaaacagttctatttttgtttcatcagaccagaggacatttctccaaaaagtacgatctttgtccacatgtgcagttacaaactgtagtctggcttttttatgccggttttggagcagtggcttattccttgctgagcggcctttcaggttatgtcgatataggactcgttttactgtggatattgtggatacttttgtatctgtttcctccagcatcttcacaaggtcctttgctgttgttctgggattggtttgcacatttcacaccaaagtacgttcatctctaggagacagaacgagtctccttcctgagcggtatgacgtgttcccatggtgtttatacttgcatactattgtttgtacagatgaaggtagtaccttcagacgtttggaaattgctcccaaggatgaaccagacttgtggaggtctgcattatcttttctgaggtcttggctgatttcttttgattttcccatgatgtcaagcaaagaggcactgagtttgaatgtaggccttgaaatacatccacaggtacacctccaattgactcaaaatatgtcaattagtcaacagaagcttctaaagccatgatataattttctggaattttccaagctgtttgaaggcacagtcaacttagtgtatgtaaacttctgaccctctggaattgtgatacagtgaattctaagtgaaataatctgtctgtaaacaattgttggaaaaatgatttgtgtcatgcacaaagtagatgtcctaaccgacttgccaaaactatagattgttaacaagaaatttgtggagtggttaaaaaactagTTTGAATGCAAGACCAtagtgtaacgattgtcgtctggagaaggagaagaggaccaaggtgcagcgtggtaagtattcataaataCGTTtctttaataaatatgaacactaacaaaacaacaacacgacaaacgaacagttctgaaaggtgacgacaaacactaaacagaaaataaacacccacaaaccaaagtgggaaaacaggctacctaagtatggctctcaatcagagacaacgatagtcagctgcctctgattgagaaccataccaggccaaacacatagaaatagaaaacctagacctacaacatagaatacccacccacatcacaccctgaccaaactaaaaatagaaacatacaaagcaatctacggtcagggcgtgacacataagACTTATCCTTAACTTTTGAAGTAGATAGTGAATGTCAGACACAATATCAGATGTGTCCCATTCTCTATGTTATGCGTTGTGAGCCCTGGTCAAAGTgcagtacatagggaatagggagccatttggaggACATGCATATTCCTGTGTGCTAGGCTAATCTCCTCTATATGGTGGAAAAGATGATACCTGTTATTCCTGTGTGCTAGGCTAATCTCCTCCATGTGCTGGAAGAGATCATACCTGATATTCCTCAGCCCTTCATTAGCTGAATCTGCTCTAATGTAATAGTACTGGAATACATCAGATAAGTGGAATGGGGGGTACTCAAAGAGAGGTTTAGGAAACACTGCACTCATCTGCACTCTGAAGTACTCCGTGAATTTGTCTTGATGGCTtctctttcactgtctgtctgtatatctgtgtgtctctctctttctctctcaggagACTATCAACATGGTGATGTTGACCATTCTTCTGCTGGTCAGTGCTGCCTTTGCACTGGGTGATACCCTAACACTGGACGAAGCATGTAAGAGAGTTCACCTCACGCTTTACAGCATTCATTCAATCAGTCATTCATTTATTAATTATGTATTGTtgtagcaggtgtgtgtgtgtgtgtgtgtgtgtgtgtgtgtgtgtgtgtgtgtgtgtgtgtgtgtgtgtgtgcgcgcgtgcgtgcgtgcgtgcgtgcgtgcgtgcgtgcgtgcgtgcgtgcgtgcgtgcgtgcgtgcggaatgactgatctacaaataatattgagtagttatttatgatgccaggtgatttgtagatcagtcagtctcgACCCACCTTGAAAGTCGGCTGCAATTTCTAACATGCCCTGTGTCTTCTCCTTACAGATGCTATGATGGAATCTGCAGCAGATAAAAAAAGCCCCACAGACTGGTTCCAGTTTAATTCACGCTGCTTCATGTTTGTTGAGACTGCAAGGACATGGCCTGAAGCAGAGGTATAATTCTTAGCTCTACTGTGAATTAAAGAAGTTCAATTGAATTCAACTGGCTTATTTGGTTTGACAATACATTAAAGGGGATTCGGCCTTATCTAAACAGGCACATGCCTCATGTAAAGTACTGAACCTCCCCTTTAAGTTATTGTCTAATTAGAATTTTCTATGGTCTTTgcaatatttatttaatgtgtCGAGTCAGAACTCCTGTATATTGGAACCCACAGGCCATGGGTTAAGACAGAGATAAACTAATACCTCGAAGAGCCTATTTCAAAGAATATTAGTTGTGATGGCCAATATTTAATTGTGAGAGTCCAGAACACACATTCTCACAAAGACAGGACAACTGACTAATACCTACATTATGACATGTCTTTGTCCCTGTCTACGGCTTGCTCTAGCGCCACTGTATGTTCCTTGGAAGAAAACTGACGTCTGTGCAGAACACTGTGAAGTACCTTGAAGCAAACCTGGCGTCTGTGCACAGCTCTGAGGAGTCCCAATTTCTACAGGCGGTGGTGTTGATCAAGACTGGCGATTTCCCTCTGACCTGGATTGGAGGATATGATGCTGTTCAGGCAAATGTGGAAaaggtacccaattgtcatatttgagtaaaagttaaaataccttaatagaaaattactacAGTAAAAGTGAAATGTTTACTCTCCCTGGACAGTTCAGCTAGAGTATACTCACAGATTTAGAGGATTTTTGGTATGCTCATCAATATGTCAAGGGCCACTTGTGAAGTCAGGGACCATATAATTTACGCCTGACacgatcaaatcaaattttattcgtcacatgcgccgaatacaaaaggtgtagaccttacagtgaaatgcttacttacgagcccctaaccgacaatgacatttttaaaaatacggataagaataagaaaaagtaacaagtaattaaagagcagcagcaaaatacaatagagagactatatacagggggtaccggtacagagtcaatgtgtgggggcaccggttatatggacatgtaggtagagttattaaagtgactttgcatagatgataacaacagagagtagcagcagtgtaaaagagggggcgagggggcaatgcaaatagtctgggtagccatttgattagacattcaggagtcttatggcttgggggtagaggctGTTCAGAAGCCTCCTGGACCTagacttgccatgcggtagccgcttgccggtagcagagagaacagtctatgactagactggctggagtctgacaatttttagggccttcctctgacaccgccaggtatagaggttctgggtggcaggaagcttggccccagtgatgtactaccctctgtagtatcTCTTTGCTCTTAATTTACTTTACTCTTAATTCTTGCCTAATATCTTGGCAtgcattattttttttattttttttaccaattctgatattttgaatAATGTGATAGGCATTCTGCACTGAGTCACAcggtataatatatatatattttaatatatatattttttttactgaacACTATTGAAGTTGACATAGCCCCTAGATGCTGTCAATTGCCCAACTTTTTTAAGAATTGCATATTTTTTTACCAAACATGATATTCcgcttgaaataacatgatgtagattaatgaaataatcaaaagaaaaataTGTGATTAtttattagcctagtggttagcagTATTTAGGCATTTCATGTGAATAAGGCCTCATGTGAAATCATTGTCTAAAGCACAAGagatactgttgcatgtaggtctagattatttgtgggttgatcatatagaaatatcatAACATTATGTTAACAACTCCAAAGCAAAGTCCTGTCTATGGTGGAGGAAGCACTGACTCACTGCCTTTttctattatcaagacacctgctggtaACAACTCCTAACTGGTTAGGACTGCTCAtgaggtgtcctaaatatctaTAGGTGTGACTCTTATGACTAATGAGGCTTCATGTATAGCTTTTATTTTTATCCATAAGAGTAGGAGTAAAATGTCTCTATTCTCATAACTTACAACCAATactctactctgagacgctttgtggatacggcCCCAGATCTAGGATTGGAAGATCTTATAGATACCCACTGCAGTAGCCACTGACACACAGTGGGTTGTAGTGGGATAGCATAGTAGGCTATAGTGAGTACTATGGCATCATAAGTCATTAATTGTTTTAATATCTAAATATGTTTAAGTTTTAACATTCTGAAAGTTCTCTGGCAGTGATTTCAGTTTATATTGTTGAAGTCTGCGTTACACCATTTAAATGAATGAGGAAAGAACAAGCTATatagtttaaaaaatatgaatgGAAGCAAAAAGCTGTTTTGAAGCAATGTAAGTTGAGTCAGTCTGCACATTTCCATGTTGAGTTGGTGCTTGTATCGTAAATGGATCAAGAGCACTGGCTAATCTGAATGCGCCTTTGAAGTCTATGGAGCTTTTATGCACATTTTAAATGGTTATTGTTCAAAAAGTACAAGAAGTATCAACAATCTTTTGACCAGCAATCTATATAATTTGAGTCCGTCTGTACATCAGCCTGTACATGTCAATGTTGATTTAATGTTTGTAGCATTAACATTTCAAGAGCAGTAGATCATCCAAATAGTTCCCACTGAATCCTATGGAGCTTTTATGTGAATTTAAAACGGTTATAGTTCAAAAAGTATAAATGGTATCAAAAAGTAAGCTATTCCAGACCAGTCTGCCCATTTTGAAGTTTGTATGGCATTTCTAGCTTAAAGCTGGAATCCATAATATTGAAATGGCCACTTacgtttgcgatattacaacaaagAACTTACTTCAAACAGCGGACTTTTCAAACAGcacttacactaaaagggcattatcatattTTTCACAGAATTATTCCAATCCTCATAGAgcggaaatatatatatatatagttgaagtcggaagtttacatacacttaggttggagtcattaaaact
This genomic window from Salvelinus namaycush isolate Seneca chromosome 8, SaNama_1.0, whole genome shotgun sequence contains:
- the LOC120051725 gene encoding ladderlectin-like; the encoded protein is MLSPLLYSLFTHDSVATQDSNTIKFNDDTTGETINMVMLTILLLVSAAFALGDTLTLDEAYAMMESAADKKSPTDWFQFNSRCFMFVETARTWPEAERHCMFLGRKLTSVQNTVKYLEANLASVHSSEESQFLQAVVLIKTGDFPLTWIGGYDAVQDRLWFWSDGSKFDHQNWAKDEPNNYKGAREPCVQMNFGGTINMPGMMNYVEGDFPRYAP